The sequence TTTGAAAAACATACCTTAAATGGACAATTAACCCCTTTAGGAGTGTTGAAATATAACCAAAAACAGAGTGCTTTAATAATTGTTGATGGGCAACATCGAGCCATGGCAATTTTAGCCCTTCATCGCACCATAAATCAAAAATGGGGAGATAATAAATACGCATCTTATTATAATCATTTACAAGTAAATCAACAGCAAATAAAAAACTTAGAATTACCTGTTTGTATCGTCTTTTTCCCTGATTTATATGAGGGGAATCAGGCTTTACAAACTCAAGGCATCGACTTAAAAAGTGTCTGTCGAGAAATCTTTGTGGTAGTAAACAAAAATGCTAAACGCATTAGCCCATCAAGGGAGTTATTATTAGATGATGAAGATTTAGCCGCCCGTATGATGCGTAATACCCTATCCCAGTTAAAAGATAGGGGGGAAGATAATTCTTCGGTGGCGCGTATTTACTCCTTTGCCTTTGGTGATAGTCTTTCCGATGCCGATACTCGTAAAAGTGAAGTGGTTACAGGGCAATTGGAATATTGTACCGCTGTAGCATTACATAAAATTCATTGTGCCATTAGTTTTGGCATGAAGGATGCTTTTAATCTTGATGAGTCAACGAAAGATATTACCCATAGTCGTCGCACAAAAAATAAAGAGCGTTGCGAGGATTTATTAAGGGGTACAGAATTAGAGCAAAAATGGAATTATTATGATCGTTTTTCCGGAAAATATCACCCTTTACAACAGGTACAATTAGCAGTTAATTTATTGGGTAATTTAACGGATGTGGTTTTGTTACCTTTATTTGATCAATTTACTCCCTTTGCGGTTTACAATCAAGCCATGAGGGAAGTTTATCAACAACTACAAACTCCTTTATTACGCACTGAAGAAATTCACATTAAATCTTTTAATTTATTATTTGAAGGTAGCGCAGTTCAAGCAATTTTTGAAGATCATATTCATCGTCTCAAGGATAAACTTAATAAGTATCAGGAAGAAGGTAAACCGATTAGTGATTATCTTCATAATCAGTTAAAAGATGCAAAAAATACCTTAAAAGCGGTAGAAAGTTGGGAAGATAAAATAAAGCTAAATACTGCTTGTAAATTATTTAGTATAGAGTGCGATCGTTTTTTAGACAATAATAGCGAAAACGAAAAAAAAGAGTTATTAGCCAAAGCAAAATCTATTTTAGATGCCATTTCTACTCAGGCTTTTCAATTAGGTTATCCCATGACAATTCATTCTATTGTGGAGTTAATGATTGCAAATAATCAATATACATCCTATGAAGAAAGACTAAGAGTTACTAAGTTTATTTCTCAATTATATTTAAAGGCTTTAAACAAATATTTTTCATCATCATCCGATAGTTTACACCATACCCTAACTGGTTTAATAACTGAATCCAGAATAAATGTATTTAATCCTAGTGAGTTAGGTTTAAGAGGTTTGTTGCATCTCCATCTTAAAGAATTAAATGAGAGTCAATGGATATTTTTCCGTTATGCCATCTTAGAAATCGTCCATTGTAAATATAGTTATCAAGGATTATTAGAAGAATTAAATTCTCCAGAAAATCAAGATTTAGCTCAGAAATATTTAAGAATATTACCTAGTATTATTGACTCCATATTAAATCTAAGAAAAGAATTTATAAATAAAGGTATTGATACCAGTATTAAATCCAAAGAATTTAATAATCAATTGGAATTACAAAAAGCACAACTAAAAGGGCAAGGTTTATTAGATGAAAATATAGAAACACAAGTCGCCACAATTATTAAAACAAAACAAATTGAAGTTGAAAAACTAGCAAAAGAAAATATTAAAGCTAGTTTAGGGGAATTAGCCGATAAAAATAAAATTCTTGTTCGACTAACTACCAATCATAATAAGACTGAATATAATAGCGGATTTGTCACAGGAATTGACGAATTTTTATAACTTAAATTTTGCTGATTATTATGTCTATTTTTTGAAAAATAATCACTTTCTAATATTATTGAACAATTACAAAAAAACAATTATGCACCACATGAATCCCTATCAGAATGATTTAGTAAATCAAATATTTAGCGACTATTCCATTGATAAAACAAGATTACCCTCTAGCGGATTAAATAAAGTAGGAGTCCCTAGTTTTGTGGCTGAATGGATACTAGATAAAATTGCACCGGGTAGAGGGGATTTAAGTAATGCAGAACATGACAAGGTGAATAGTTTAGTTATGAAAGCCTTTCCGAGAAAAGATGATAAGGAAAGAATTAAGTATAAAGTATATCAGGGAGAAGAATATCAGTTAATTGCTGAATTAAAGGTAAGAATACCCCTCGAAAAGGCAACGGACGAAATACAAAAACCCTTGGCAAGTATCCCTATTTTGAACCTTACAGAATGCGATATAGAGCCTGATATTCTTGAAAAATATACCTTATTATTAGGTAGAGGATTATGGGGAAAAATTACTCTTAATTATAGTATCAATGAACAGGGAAAATATAACATTAATATTTGTAATTTTGACCCCTTTCAATCTTCAGAAGTAGATTTAAGATATTATGCCCAGTGTCGTGATAAATTTAGCTTTGAAGAATGGCGAGATTTAATGTTTTGTTCTATGGGTTTAAACCCTGAAGATTCTGCCTATAATAATGAGGCAAAAATCTGGGTTTTGAGTAGATTATTACCCCTAGTAGAATCTAATTATCATGTCATGGAATTGGCACCTAAAGGCACGGGAAAAAGTTTCTTTTATGAGAATGTTAATAATAAGGTAATGGTGGTAAGTGGAGGGAAAATCACGGCACCACGTTTATTTTTTAATGGTAGAACTGGGGAAATAGGTTTATTGGGTACTTATGATGTCACTGTGTTAGATGAGGTTCAAAGTTTGACTTTTGATAATCCTGATGAAATGATTGGCCCTTTAAAAACTTATTTGGCAAATGGGCGTTATAATCGTGCGGGGTTTGCGGATATAAGTAGTGATTGTAGTTTGGTATTGTTAGCTAACATTGAATTAGATGCTTATCAACGTCCGAAAAATGAAGATAATTTAATTAAAAATCTGCCTAAATTCTTTTCAGAAACAGCTTTGTTAGATCGGCCTAAATAGAAGGTTCGTGTAACGAGGGGCAATCAGTATAGAAGTACTACTAAAAAGAGGATTTTTTTGTATTGAATGATAAGAAAATTAAATAATAAACATTGCCTAGTTCGTCTTCTTTTAGGCAAAGTATAATGGAAAAATATATGCAACCATAGAGACTTGATGGACATAAGTAATCATGGCTCAACTTTCATTTTCGGCAAAGATTTCAAATCCTCCTCCAAAAAAACTACCATCACTTGGTAGAGAATATCTGCGTCCATTAGAAGTCCAATCCCTGATTCAGGCTGCCAGAAAAGTAGGTCGTCATCCCCATAGAGATAGTTTGATTATTTTACTAATGTTTCGTCATGGACTCAGAACAGCTGAATTAGTAGCTCTCAAATGGTCACAAATTGATTTATCAGAGGGTTATATAGAGATACATAGAGTTAAACAAGGACATGATAGTATTCATCCTCTACGTTCACCTGAATTGAGGGCTTTACGTCAAATACAAAGAGATTATCCCGAAACTCAATATGTTTTTGTATCG comes from Cyanobacterium sp. HL-69 and encodes:
- a CDS encoding plasmid pRIA4b ORF3 family protein; translated protein: MAQLSFSAKISNPPPKKLPSLGREYLRPLEVQSLIQAARKVGRHPHRDSLIILLMFRHGLRTAELVALKWSQIDLSEGYIEIHRVKQGHDSIHPLRSPELRALRQIQRDYPETQYVFVSEYKAPLSTRTIRHIIARAGELAKIPFRVHPHQLRHACGYYLASLGHDTRAIQDYLGHKNIHHTVHYTQMSPHRFENFWRD